The following coding sequences lie in one Terriglobia bacterium genomic window:
- a CDS encoding efflux RND transporter periplasmic adaptor subunit — MRIRRPVRNWMLLALAPAMAMGSSSCSSPGARASAAAQEYQTTQPTLFTVPENQLAHLQINPLRKVNWPITVHTTGTVDWDADHTTQAIAQVSGPITRILVDTGSSVQANDPLLSVSSPDITNAIAAYRKARNRMDFQTRTLDRSKDLLDHRAIAQKDLESAQADYNDASTDLQNSLQALRILGITSNEIDAAEHQGVPINPELAVRSPIRGMVVQKLVFPGQLIQAGATTCFLISDPSTVWVQGHIYEKDLTSLRLGDPVEVSNASLPGILHGVISNIGAMVDPATRTTPVRIATANPKGLLKKDLFVDIVIHTRTKRDILAVPTSAVLYDASNLPFVYVQTDGGRFAQRQITTGAQRDSEFEVLTGLKVGEKVVSEGAVFLQFANTFQK, encoded by the coding sequence ATGAGAATCCGAAGGCCGGTTCGAAATTGGATGCTGCTGGCGCTTGCTCCGGCAATGGCAATGGGCTCCAGTTCCTGTTCCAGTCCGGGCGCCAGGGCGAGCGCAGCAGCGCAGGAATATCAGACCACGCAGCCGACCCTGTTTACGGTGCCGGAAAATCAGCTGGCGCACCTGCAAATCAATCCGCTGCGGAAAGTGAACTGGCCGATCACGGTGCACACTACCGGGACGGTCGACTGGGACGCCGACCACACTACACAAGCGATCGCGCAGGTCAGTGGACCCATCACCAGGATCCTGGTCGACACCGGATCCTCCGTGCAGGCAAACGATCCGCTGCTTTCCGTCTCCAGCCCCGACATCACCAATGCCATCGCTGCCTATCGAAAGGCCCGCAACCGCATGGACTTCCAGACCCGCACGCTGGATCGCAGCAAAGATCTGCTCGATCACCGGGCCATAGCTCAAAAAGATCTCGAAAGCGCCCAGGCCGACTACAACGACGCTTCGACCGACCTCCAGAACTCCCTGCAGGCTCTGCGAATACTCGGAATCACCTCGAACGAGATCGATGCAGCGGAACATCAGGGAGTGCCGATCAATCCGGAGCTTGCCGTGCGCTCTCCCATCAGAGGGATGGTGGTGCAAAAGCTTGTTTTTCCGGGCCAGCTGATACAGGCGGGCGCCACCACCTGTTTCCTGATCAGCGATCCGTCGACAGTCTGGGTGCAGGGCCACATCTACGAGAAAGACCTGACGTCCCTGCGCCTGGGCGATCCCGTCGAGGTGAGCAACGCATCTCTTCCGGGAATTCTGCACGGCGTCATCTCCAACATCGGAGCGATGGTCGATCCCGCAACCCGCACCACCCCGGTTCGCATTGCAACCGCGAATCCAAAGGGGCTCCTGAAGAAAGATCTCTTTGTCGACATCGTCATTCACACGAGAACAAAGCGGGACATCCTGGCAGTGCCGACGTCGGCGGTTCTTTACGACGCCAGCAACCTTCCCTTCGTCTATGTCCAGACGGACGGCGGCAGATTTGCACAACGCCAGATAACCACGGGAGCACAGAGAGACAGCGAGTTCGAGGTTTTGACTGGGCTCAAAGTGGGCGAAAAGGTGGTCTCCGAAGGAGCCGTCTTCTTGCAGTTCGCCAACACATTCCAAAAGTAG
- a CDS encoding CusA/CzcA family heavy metal efflux RND transporter: MIHRIVSFALAQRFLVIMTMLFLMIWGVYSFQKLPIDAYPDLSPPHVEIITQWPGHAAEEVERLITIPMEIEMNGIPDMEALRSISLYGLSSVQMNFGYDVDPYFVRAQAHERMADAAVPEGVSPSLSPLFSPSGLIYRYVLQSPDLSPQELKTIQDWVIQRRYRAVDGVADESSLGGTTMQYQVLLDPTRLFSYGVTVPQVFQQLSNNNANAGGGFYSQGGQFYYIRGLGLVRNLQDIGNIVLAAHNGIPTYVRDIAKVEIGHAPRLGQFGYMYQDDAVEGVILMRVGQQAQIVLNKVEKVTEDLNKHVLPPNVKVVPFYDRHQLIAETTKTVERNLLRGMLLVLIILGLLLFSARTALIVAVTIPFSLLFAFICLDWRNIPANLLSIGAIDFGIIVDGAVVMVENIFRELAQRHGQKFSVIDVIRTAAGDVERPIFYAIAVIIAGYLPIYALTGPSGRLFDPMADTMSFALLGSLLCSLTLLPVLCAYFLRRHIKEPRIPLYERVRAMYGFLLGWCLRHRLITLTVCLSIFGASLLLIPTIGAEFMPHLDEGALWVRATTPYTISFDEAAKLAPEIRQVLMSFPQTTVVGNELGRPDDGTDPTGFFNDEFYVGLKPYDDPAWKGEIRTKPQLIDAIQQKLSAFPGIIFNYTQPAEDAVDEAETGLKSSLAVKIFGPDLATLEGKAKEVKKVISNVLGITHITIVQELGQPSLTIVPNRDKIAQYGLNVSDINTLIETAVGGKAATQVIQGERQFDLIVRMQEPYRQNMDAIKNLLIATPDGQHLPLSQFADIQVTNGASFIYREANSRYIGVQFSVEGRDLASAIGEARRAVDAQVKLPIGYTLDWGGEYKDYLAAIAQLKIIMPLTVLLIMLILFALYGNLKFPLLIIFSVLVTVPVGGLLALRLTHTTFSVSSGLGFVALMGVTVQTSVILYSFINKLRLEGKDILIATYEASLLRLRPILMTALVACLGLLPAAMSTGIGSDSQKPFAIVIVGGLLSRLLLSIFLAPALYALVARKSDVLKV; encoded by the coding sequence ATGATCCATCGAATCGTTTCCTTCGCACTTGCGCAGCGTTTCCTGGTCATCATGACGATGCTGTTCCTGATGATCTGGGGAGTTTATTCCTTTCAGAAGCTTCCCATCGACGCCTACCCCGACCTGTCGCCGCCGCACGTGGAGATTATCACGCAATGGCCCGGGCACGCAGCCGAAGAGGTCGAGCGCCTGATCACGATTCCGATGGAAATCGAAATGAACGGCATTCCCGATATGGAGGCGCTGCGCTCCATATCGCTCTATGGCCTGTCTTCGGTTCAGATGAACTTCGGCTATGACGTCGATCCGTACTTCGTGCGCGCGCAGGCGCACGAGCGCATGGCCGACGCGGCGGTGCCGGAGGGCGTAAGCCCGTCGCTTTCTCCCCTCTTCAGCCCGAGCGGCTTGATCTATCGTTATGTTCTGCAGAGCCCCGACCTGTCGCCCCAGGAACTCAAGACCATCCAGGATTGGGTGATCCAGCGCCGCTACCGCGCCGTCGACGGTGTGGCGGACGAATCGAGCCTGGGCGGCACCACGATGCAGTATCAGGTCCTGCTGGATCCGACCAGGCTGTTTTCCTACGGAGTCACGGTGCCGCAGGTCTTCCAGCAGCTGAGCAACAACAACGCCAACGCCGGCGGCGGATTCTACTCGCAGGGAGGGCAGTTCTACTACATCCGGGGGCTGGGGCTGGTGCGCAACCTGCAGGACATCGGCAACATCGTCCTTGCCGCCCACAACGGGATTCCCACCTATGTGCGCGACATCGCCAAAGTGGAAATCGGGCATGCCCCGCGCCTCGGGCAGTTTGGCTATATGTACCAGGATGATGCCGTGGAGGGCGTGATCCTGATGCGGGTCGGCCAGCAGGCGCAGATTGTTCTGAATAAGGTGGAAAAGGTCACCGAGGATCTCAACAAGCATGTGCTGCCGCCGAATGTAAAAGTGGTCCCTTTTTATGACCGGCATCAGCTGATTGCCGAGACTACCAAGACGGTGGAGCGCAATCTCCTGCGCGGCATGTTGCTGGTTCTGATCATCCTGGGTCTTCTACTGTTCAGCGCCCGGACGGCCCTGATCGTGGCCGTAACCATACCCTTCTCGCTGCTGTTTGCCTTCATCTGCCTCGACTGGAGGAACATTCCCGCCAACCTGCTTTCCATTGGCGCCATCGACTTCGGCATCATCGTCGACGGCGCGGTTGTGATGGTGGAAAACATTTTCCGCGAGCTGGCGCAACGCCATGGCCAGAAATTCAGCGTCATCGATGTGATTCGGACCGCGGCCGGCGATGTGGAACGCCCGATATTCTACGCGATCGCCGTAATCATCGCGGGCTATTTGCCGATCTACGCCTTAACCGGCCCGTCGGGCCGGCTGTTCGATCCCATGGCCGACACGATGTCGTTTGCACTCCTGGGCTCGCTCCTGTGCTCGCTGACCCTGCTCCCGGTGCTTTGCGCATACTTCCTGCGCAGGCACATTAAGGAGCCGCGCATTCCCCTCTACGAGAGGGTCCGGGCCATGTACGGCTTTCTCCTCGGCTGGTGCCTCCGGCATCGCCTGATCACCCTGACAGTCTGCCTGAGCATCTTCGGCGCCTCGCTCCTGCTGATCCCCACCATCGGCGCGGAGTTCATGCCCCACCTCGATGAGGGCGCTCTCTGGGTGCGCGCCACGACGCCCTACACGATCTCATTCGATGAGGCTGCCAAGCTGGCGCCCGAGATCCGGCAAGTGCTGATGAGCTTCCCCCAGACGACCGTGGTAGGCAACGAGCTGGGCAGGCCCGACGATGGCACCGATCCCACAGGATTTTTCAACGATGAGTTCTACGTCGGGCTGAAACCCTACGACGATCCTGCCTGGAAGGGGGAGATTCGCACCAAGCCGCAGCTCATCGATGCCATACAGCAGAAGCTCTCGGCATTCCCCGGCATCATATTCAACTACACACAGCCTGCGGAGGATGCCGTAGACGAAGCGGAGACCGGCTTGAAAAGCTCTCTGGCCGTCAAGATCTTCGGTCCGGATCTTGCGACTCTCGAGGGAAAGGCGAAGGAAGTCAAGAAAGTGATCTCCAATGTTCTCGGGATCACGCACATCACCATCGTTCAAGAGCTCGGCCAGCCCAGTTTGACTATTGTGCCCAACCGCGACAAGATCGCTCAGTACGGCCTCAACGTCTCCGACATCAACACGCTGATCGAGACCGCGGTGGGGGGCAAAGCGGCAACCCAGGTCATCCAGGGAGAGCGCCAGTTCGATCTCATCGTCAGGATGCAGGAGCCTTACCGGCAGAATATGGATGCCATCAAAAACCTCCTGATTGCCACACCGGATGGCCAGCATCTGCCCTTGAGCCAGTTTGCCGACATCCAGGTGACTAACGGCGCATCGTTCATTTATCGGGAGGCCAACTCGCGCTATATCGGAGTTCAGTTCAGTGTGGAAGGCCGCGACCTGGCCAGCGCCATCGGCGAGGCGCGCCGCGCCGTGGACGCACAGGTCAAACTCCCGATCGGATACACGCTGGACTGGGGCGGCGAGTACAAGGATTATCTGGCCGCCATCGCTCAGCTCAAGATCATCATGCCGCTGACCGTGCTCCTGATCATGCTGATCCTTTTCGCGCTTTACGGGAATCTGAAGTTCCCTCTGCTCATCATCTTCAGCGTTCTGGTCACGGTGCCCGTCGGCGGCCTGCTTGCGCTCAGGCTCACGCACACGACCTTCAGCGTCTCCTCGGGGCTTGGATTCGTGGCATTGATGGGAGTGACGGTCCAGACGAGCGTGATTCTCTACTCGTTCATCAACAAGCTTCGCCTGGAGGGGAAGGACATCCTGATTGCCACGTACGAGGCATCGCTGCTGCGCCTGCGCCCCATTCTCATGACCGCACTCGTGGCCTGCCTCGGCCTGCTGCCCGCGGCCATGTCGACGGGGATCGGCAGCGACTCGCAGAAGCCGTTCGCCATCGTAATCGTCGGCGGACTGCTTTCCCGCCTGCTGCTCTCGATATTCCTGGCGCCCGCCCTCTACGCGCTCGTCGCCCGCAAAAGCGATGTCCTGAAAGTGTAG
- a CDS encoding AbrB/MazE/SpoVT family DNA-binding domain-containing protein, which translates to MRITSKGQVTIPMAVRQATGLLPNCEVEFKVKGNQAILRKASRQPLRGERAIQRLRGRGSVKMSTDEIMALTRGER; encoded by the coding sequence ATGCGCATTACCAGCAAAGGCCAGGTGACCATCCCTATGGCGGTGCGACAGGCGACCGGTCTGCTGCCCAACTGCGAGGTGGAATTCAAGGTCAAAGGCAACCAGGCAATCCTGCGCAAGGCTTCCCGGCAGCCGCTCCGGGGAGAACGCGCGATCCAGCGCCTGCGCGGCCGGGGCAGCGTCAAAATGAGCACGGATGAGATCATGGCGCTCACGCGAGGCGAACGATGA
- a CDS encoding type II toxin-antitoxin system VapC family toxin encodes MNGVLIDSNVLLDVMTEDPRWFDWSSEALVRCADDSMLVINPIVYAEVSIRFKTIEELEDALPKGMFERRDIPWEAAFLAGKCFVKYRRVGGTRTAPLPDFFIGAHAAVEKLDLLTRDSSRYRAYFPTVRIIAPDLGNP; translated from the coding sequence ATGAACGGCGTCCTGATCGACAGCAATGTTCTCCTCGACGTCATGACCGAAGATCCGCGGTGGTTCGATTGGTCGTCCGAGGCTCTCGTGCGGTGCGCGGATGATTCCATGTTGGTCATCAATCCCATTGTTTATGCGGAGGTCTCCATTCGCTTCAAGACGATCGAGGAGTTGGAGGACGCCTTGCCGAAAGGGATGTTCGAACGGCGCGATATTCCCTGGGAGGCGGCATTTCTGGCGGGTAAGTGCTTCGTGAAGTATCGTCGCGTGGGCGGGACCAGGACCGCGCCCTTGCCTGATTTTTTCATTGGGGCTCACGCGGCCGTGGAGAAATTGGATCTGCTTACGCGCGATTCTTCTCGATACCGTGCCTATTTTCCAACCGTGAGGATCATTGCTCCTGATCTGGGAAATCCGTAA
- a CDS encoding FtsX-like permease family protein, protein MRQANTVRQIVRQVDSHLAIYGLETQVAHIDQAISQEITLARLCTAFAVLALLIACVGLYGTVAFNIERRTSEIGIRVALGAQAAGIIWMVMREVFALALAGLAIGVPAVLAGTRAVKSFLFAIQPNDPVSITASVTILLLAGLVAGYLPARRASRIDPMVAVRHE, encoded by the coding sequence CTGAGACAAGCCAATACCGTGCGCCAGATTGTGCGGCAGGTTGATTCACACCTGGCGATCTATGGACTGGAAACGCAAGTGGCGCATATCGACCAGGCGATCAGTCAGGAGATCACGCTTGCCCGGCTTTGTACGGCGTTTGCCGTACTGGCGCTGTTGATTGCGTGCGTGGGTTTGTATGGAACTGTCGCGTTTAATATCGAGCGTCGGACCAGCGAGATCGGCATCCGTGTGGCACTCGGTGCACAGGCTGCCGGGATTATCTGGATGGTGATGCGCGAGGTCTTTGCTCTCGCTTTGGCAGGATTGGCGATCGGAGTTCCTGCTGTGCTGGCCGGAACGCGCGCCGTCAAATCGTTTTTGTTTGCGATTCAGCCAAATGATCCGGTATCCATAACGGCCTCCGTCACAATCCTGCTTCTAGCAGGATTGGTTGCCGGCTATCTGCCTGCTCGCCGAGCTTCGAGAATCGACCCGATGGTGGCGGTTCGCCATGAGTAG
- a CDS encoding DUF5107 domain-containing protein: MKQILVFQIFIISLMATSCNLVMPKATITEENRIIKTYPFSDPDPVPILARSRNAATYPYFRFDGFSSAGRDQEWKVVRLENAFIKVYVLPQAGGKIWGAVEKSTGKDFIYLNEVMKFRDVAMRGPWTSGGIEFNFGLIGHTPSTATPVDYVMKEHDDGSVSCTVGGMDLPSRTQWRVQIRLPGDAAEFETTSFWYNPTPLTQPYYHWMNAAVHARDDLQFYYPGQYYIGHGGDAHPWPVNEKGIDLSLYKNHYFGGHKSLHVLGRYSDFSGGYWHDLGFGFGHWSKYDDMPGRKIWIWSLSRSGAIWEDLLTDRNGQYVEVQAGRQFSQAQLSSGSDTPFTQAAFLPYAADTWKEVWFPVKQIGGLAGANPDGALNVSRDADKTRIAFNALRPIHSDLVVTAGDRTVLRVPLRLGPMQVFEREVKIPASEQDVKVALGDQMLWHSGFEHVPAFSRPVISPPEKAGTTAEKAYLLGRQQELLRDYPRALEFYGDCVRSDPLHVAAMVRLAEIHYRRAEYDRARVWAGRALAIDTYDPAANFVCGAVLKKVGNLTAARETLSWAARSPEYRSAAYTMIAEIHLTEKHLEEAVEYSRRALDFNRYDIPALSALAIAQRLLGRWEEATRAQRDILEIDPLSHLALAEAWFTTASERARNQLSSSIRSELPHESYLELALYYAGMGMTREAVQILRLSPPYPIVDYWLAYLTRDDSPAESKRLLEKAAQASPRLVFPFRDETLPVLHWASGRSRNWKTLYYLALIYWSKGRYDDAAGLLNECAANPEYGPFYLTRAELLRKTSPDAPIEDYQRALDLAPQEWRSWLALARWQSGSSSFDEALDTARKGFDKFPENFVLGMEYAKALIDTKQYQAALEVLDRLVVLPYENASEGRVLYEKAHLLLAGENIRNKKYEEALAHIAKSKEWPEHLGVGRPYDPDEGLQAVMEDYCYKKLGREAALAPDRGAIEKLRAVLKRSNSWKSELLTALR, translated from the coding sequence ATGAAACAAATACTGGTGTTTCAGATCTTCATTATTTCTCTCATGGCCACTTCCTGCAACTTGGTGATGCCTAAGGCGACGATCACCGAAGAGAATCGGATCATCAAGACTTACCCGTTCAGTGACCCGGATCCGGTACCGATCCTGGCCAGAAGCAGGAATGCGGCCACCTACCCCTACTTCAGATTTGACGGATTTTCAAGCGCGGGCCGGGATCAGGAATGGAAGGTCGTGCGCCTGGAGAACGCATTCATCAAGGTCTATGTCCTGCCCCAGGCAGGCGGCAAGATCTGGGGCGCCGTCGAGAAGTCGACTGGGAAGGACTTCATCTACCTCAACGAGGTCATGAAGTTCCGCGACGTCGCGATGCGCGGCCCGTGGACTTCGGGTGGGATCGAATTCAATTTCGGTTTGATCGGACACACACCTTCGACTGCGACTCCGGTGGATTATGTTATGAAGGAGCATGACGATGGCAGTGTGAGCTGCACTGTCGGAGGGATGGACCTTCCCAGCAGAACCCAGTGGCGCGTGCAGATCCGTTTGCCCGGGGACGCGGCAGAATTCGAGACCACCAGTTTCTGGTACAATCCCACGCCTTTGACCCAACCCTATTATCACTGGATGAACGCCGCCGTGCATGCGCGCGACGACCTGCAGTTCTATTACCCCGGGCAATATTACATAGGTCACGGCGGAGACGCTCACCCCTGGCCGGTCAACGAAAAGGGGATCGACCTGTCGCTATATAAGAACCACTACTTTGGGGGCCACAAGTCCCTCCACGTGCTCGGGAGGTACTCCGACTTTTCCGGCGGCTACTGGCACGACCTCGGATTCGGCTTCGGCCACTGGTCGAAATATGACGACATGCCTGGCCGGAAAATATGGATCTGGTCGCTCTCGCGCTCGGGCGCAATCTGGGAGGATCTGCTGACTGATCGCAATGGACAGTATGTCGAGGTTCAGGCGGGACGGCAGTTCTCGCAGGCCCAGCTCTCCAGCGGCAGCGACACCCCGTTCACGCAGGCGGCATTCCTTCCCTATGCCGCGGACACCTGGAAGGAAGTCTGGTTCCCCGTCAAGCAGATCGGAGGATTGGCCGGCGCCAATCCCGACGGAGCCCTGAATGTCTCCCGGGATGCGGACAAAACTCGAATCGCATTCAACGCGCTCAGGCCGATTCATTCGGACCTGGTCGTCACTGCCGGTGACAGAACGGTTCTCCGGGTGCCCTTGAGACTGGGGCCGATGCAGGTGTTCGAGCGCGAGGTTAAGATTCCTGCTTCAGAACAGGACGTCAAAGTTGCCCTGGGAGACCAGATGCTCTGGCATTCCGGCTTTGAGCATGTGCCTGCGTTTTCGCGGCCTGTTATTTCGCCCCCCGAAAAAGCGGGCACCACAGCGGAGAAAGCTTATCTCCTGGGCCGGCAGCAGGAATTGTTGCGCGACTACCCCAGGGCACTCGAGTTCTATGGTGACTGCGTCAGGAGCGATCCACTCCATGTTGCTGCCATGGTCCGCCTGGCAGAGATCCATTACCGCCGGGCCGAATATGACCGGGCTCGGGTCTGGGCTGGCAGAGCCCTCGCGATCGACACTTATGATCCTGCAGCCAATTTTGTCTGCGGCGCAGTCCTGAAGAAAGTCGGGAATTTGACTGCCGCCAGAGAAACATTGAGCTGGGCGGCCCGTTCACCGGAATATCGTTCTGCGGCTTACACCATGATCGCTGAAATTCATCTCACGGAGAAACACCTCGAGGAAGCCGTGGAGTATTCCCGCCGGGCACTGGATTTCAACCGATACGATATTCCGGCTCTGAGTGCCCTGGCCATAGCGCAACGACTGCTGGGCCGCTGGGAGGAGGCGACGCGGGCTCAGCGCGACATCCTGGAGATTGATCCGTTGAGCCACCTGGCGCTGGCGGAAGCGTGGTTTACCACTGCTTCTGAGCGGGCCCGGAATCAACTCAGTTCCTCCATCAGGTCCGAACTCCCGCACGAGTCATACCTGGAGCTGGCTTTGTATTATGCGGGAATGGGCATGACGCGGGAGGCGGTTCAGATCCTCCGGCTGTCACCTCCTTATCCGATCGTTGATTATTGGCTCGCATACTTGACCAGGGATGATTCGCCTGCCGAGAGCAAGCGCCTCCTGGAAAAAGCGGCTCAGGCCTCTCCCCGGCTGGTTTTTCCCTTCCGGGACGAAACCCTGCCGGTGCTTCATTGGGCTTCAGGCCGGAGCCGCAACTGGAAAACTCTCTACTATCTTGCCCTGATCTACTGGAGCAAGGGGCGCTACGATGACGCGGCCGGCCTGCTGAACGAATGTGCGGCGAATCCCGAATATGGCCCCTTCTACCTCACGCGGGCGGAACTTCTCAGAAAAACCTCGCCGGACGCGCCGATTGAAGACTACCAGAGAGCCCTCGATCTGGCTCCTCAAGAGTGGCGCTCGTGGCTTGCCCTGGCCCGTTGGCAATCGGGATCCTCTTCATTCGACGAAGCCCTGGACACCGCCAGGAAGGGATTCGACAAGTTCCCCGAAAACTTCGTGCTCGGCATGGAATACGCAAAGGCCCTGATCGACACGAAGCAGTATCAGGCAGCTTTGGAAGTCCTGGATCGGCTGGTCGTGCTTCCCTATGAGAATGCCTCCGAAGGCCGGGTGCTCTACGAGAAGGCACACCTGCTTCTGGCCGGCGAGAACATCCGGAACAAAAAATACGAGGAGGCACTGGCCCACATCGCCAAATCGAAGGAGTGGCCCGAACATCTCGGCGTCGGGCGGCCTTACGACCCGGACGAGGGCCTGCAGGCGGTCATGGAAGACTACTGCTACAAAAAGCTGGGCAGGGAAGCCGCCCTGGCCCCGGATCGCGGTGCGATCGAGAAACTCAGAGCCGTCCTGAAGCGATCCAACTCCTGGAAGTCTGAGCTGCTGACCGCCTTGCGTTGA